CCGGGTCCGGGCGGCGCGGTGGTCAGCTTCGACAAGATCCTCAAGTGGAGGAACTCTCCCTCCCTGCTGCCCGCCTAGCAGCGCGGCCCGCCGCTCAGCACTCCGCGCCCTGTACCGCGGCGGCGCCGGCCGGCGCGAGCCGCACCCGGCTCCCGCCCTTCGGGTGGCGCACCCCGTCCTCTCGACGGTCCGCCTCACCCCTCCGGAACTCCCGCCCATCCTCTCGGTGCGCGTCCTCGGACTCCTCCCGTCCCGCCGCCTCCCGGTGATCGGCGCCGGCCGGCCGCTCCGGCTGCGCCGAACTGCGGGAGGCAGCCCACCGGGTCGCCGGGCCCATCGCATACGAGGCACCGAGCATCAGGGCACCGAGGAGCAGCCAGCCCGGCGTCCCCCAACCGACCAGCAGGGCCGTGAGGACGAGCGGGCCCATGGTCCGCGCCACCGTGACCCCCGTGCCGAAGAAGCCCTGGTACTCGCCCATGCGGTCGGCGGGGGCGAGGTCGAACGCGAGCTGCCAGGAGCCCGCCGAGTGCTGCATCTCGGCGACCACCTGGAGCACCGCACCCGCCACGAGGACGGCCGCCGCGATCCAGGGGGAGACGCCGGACGACAGGGCGAACACCGTGCAGGACGCCAGCATCACGAGCCCGGACCGCCGGATCGAGCGGGTCGCCGTGACGAGTCCCGTCACACCGCGGGCCATCCGCACCTGGAACACCATCACCGCGGCGGTGTTGAGCACGAACAACGCGGAGACCAGCCAGGCGGGCGCCTCGGTGCGCTCGGTGATCCACAGCGGTATGCCGAGACTGAGGAGCGGCATCCGCAGCAAGAGCACGGTGTTGAGGAACGTGACCAGCACGTAGGGACGGTCGCGCAGCACACCGGCCGCCGCGCCCCGCTCACTCCCCCGGCCGCTGCGCCTGCCCCGGCCGTCCCGAGGACTCTCGCCGGCGCGACCGGCCCCGACCCTCCCGTCCGTCCGCTCCAGCCGGGCGGGCTCGACCGACGGCAGCTGCCAGAGCAGGGCTGCGCACACCAGGAAACTCACGGCGTCCAGCGCGAACACCCCGAGGTAGGCGGACCGGGTCCCGGCGTGCAGGGCGAGACCGCCGAGGCCCGCGCCCACCGCCAGACCGGCGTTCAGTGTCGACTGGAGGTGGGCGAGCAGTCCGGTGCGCGCGCCGGCCGGTATCAGCGAGGCGAGCAGCGCCTGGCGCGCGGCTCCGAGTCCCGACTGGGCCGAGGCGTAGGCGCAGGCCGCGAGGACGAAGGGGAGGAATCCGCGGACGAGCAGGAAGGACGCGACCGCCGTGGCGGTGGCCAGTGCCAGCAGGACGGCGGTGCCGCGCGGCCCGCGACGGTCGGCGAGCCGGCCCAGCGGCACGCCCACCAGCGAGCCGATCGCCCAGGCCACGGTCAGTCCGAGGCCGACCCGCTCGGCGGACAGCCCGACGACGTGCGTGAAGTAGAGCGCGGACGTCACGTAATAGGCGCCGTCACCCACGGAGTTGCTCAGTTGCGCGAGAGCGAGCATCCGCTGCGGTCCGGCGGGCGGAAACACCCGGCCCGCTCCGTTTCCCTTCACGGCCGAGCGCTCTGCGGATCGTGCGTCGCGAGTCGTCATGTCGTCGACGCTACGGGTCGGATGGACCGCTCGGCAGGCCCATTCCTCACGCCTTTTCATGACCCAATTCACGGGTCGCCCATGACATTCGTCAGATCGTGCGGACGGCCGCCGAGGCCCCGGATCGCGGGGCCGGGCCGAGGGGCCGGACTGAGGGGGCCGCGGATCGAGGGGGCGGACCGAGAGCCCCGAATCAAGGTCCTTCGGTCCTTCGGGGCGGGCGTCCCGGGCGGCCGAGGACGTCGAGGCACGGCGTCTCGACCCGGCTCCGGTGCCCCGGGCCACCCCCCCGGCTCAGGTGTCCCGGGGCCCCGGCCGGTCAGGGCGTCGCGGCTCGGACGCCCCGGCCGACGGGCCGCGGATCAGAACGCCCCGGCTCTCGCCGTTCCGACCGACCCGCCCGGGCGGCCCGAGGGACCCGCTCCCTCCAGCACCCGCCCGAGTGCCTCCAGCGCCTCGGGATACGTGCGCTCCCTCGGCGTCCCGTACCCGACGACCAGGCCCTGCGGGCGCCCGTCGCCCGGCGCGTGCCAGTGGTCGCCGAGCCGTCCCACCGCCAGCCCCTCCTCCTCCGCGCGCGCCAGCACCTCCGCCTCGTCCGTCACTTCGACCAACGCGTGGAGTCCCGCGGCGATCCCCCGTACGCTCCTGCGCGCCCCCACCCGGTCGAGGAGCTGGTCCCGGCGACGCCGGTAGCGGAGCCGGCACGCGCGCACGTGACGGTCGTAGGCGTGGCTGACGATCATCTCCGCCAGCGCCAACTGACCGATGGACTCGGTGTGGTGATCGCTGTGCAGCTTGATGTCGGCCACCGGATCGACCAGTTGGGGCGGCAGCACCATCCAGCCGAGGCGCAGCGCGGGGCCCAGCGTCTTGGAGGCGGTCCCGAGGTAGACGGCATGGTTCGGTGCCATGCCCTGGAGCGCGCCGACCGGCTGCCGGTCGTAGCGGAACTCCCCGTCGTAGTCGTCCTCGATGATCAGCGTGTCCCGCGCGCGTGCCCAGTCGGTGAGCGCCCGCCGCCGCTCCGGGTGGAGCGTGACGCCGGTCGGGTACTGGTGCGCGGGGGTGACGACGACCGCGTCCGCGCCGAGGGTCTCCAACCGGTCGGCGCGGGCGCCGTGTTCGTCGACGGGCAGGGGCACCACGGTGCCGCCTGCCTTGCGCACCACATCCCGGTGGAACGGCAGCCCCGGGTCCTCCATGGCCACCGTCCCGCCGTCCAGCACGCGCGTGAGGAGGGCGAGGCCCTGGACGTAGCCGGAGGTGATGACGATCCGCTCGGGAGGCGCGATCACCCCGCGGGCCCGCCCGAGGTAACCCGACAGGGCGGTCCGCAGTTCGATGCGGCCCCGCGGGTCCCCGTAGTCGTACGCGAGGGAGGGTGCCGTGGCGATCGCGCGGCGCAGTGCCCGCAGCCAGGCCGCCGCCGGGAACGTGCCGACGTCCGGACTGCCGGGGCGCAGATCGAAACGGGGTGCACGCGCGTGGGGCGCCCGTACGTCCGCCGGGGGGCCGTCGGCCGGAAGGGACGCCACCTCGGTGCCCGAACCCTGCCGGGCCGTCAGATAGCCCTCGGCGATGAGCTGGTCGTACGCCGCCTTCGCCGTGCCCCGGGAGAGGCCGAGTTCGACGGC
The window above is part of the Streptomyces sp. NBC_01428 genome. Proteins encoded here:
- the pdxR gene encoding MocR-like pyridoxine biosynthesis transcription factor PdxR, yielding MDDDFWSGVGVDLHLEPDAAAGRRAGLERALRDAVRAGRLAPGTRLPATRRLAVELGLSRGTAKAAYDQLIAEGYLTARQGSGTEVASLPADGPPADVRAPHARAPRFDLRPGSPDVGTFPAAAWLRALRRAIATAPSLAYDYGDPRGRIELRTALSGYLGRARGVIAPPERIVITSGYVQGLALLTRVLDGGTVAMEDPGLPFHRDVVRKAGGTVVPLPVDEHGARADRLETLGADAVVVTPAHQYPTGVTLHPERRRALTDWARARDTLIIEDDYDGEFRYDRQPVGALQGMAPNHAVYLGTASKTLGPALRLGWMVLPPQLVDPVADIKLHSDHHTESIGQLALAEMIVSHAYDRHVRACRLRYRRRRDQLLDRVGARRSVRGIAAGLHALVEVTDEAEVLARAEEEGLAVGRLGDHWHAPGDGRPQGLVVGYGTPRERTYPEALEALGRVLEGAGPSGRPGGSVGTARAGAF
- a CDS encoding MFS transporter gives rise to the protein MLALAQLSNSVGDGAYYVTSALYFTHVVGLSAERVGLGLTVAWAIGSLVGVPLGRLADRRGPRGTAVLLALATATAVASFLLVRGFLPFVLAACAYASAQSGLGAARQALLASLIPAGARTGLLAHLQSTLNAGLAVGAGLGGLALHAGTRSAYLGVFALDAVSFLVCAALLWQLPSVEPARLERTDGRVGAGRAGESPRDGRGRRSGRGSERGAAAGVLRDRPYVLVTFLNTVLLLRMPLLSLGIPLWITERTEAPAWLVSALFVLNTAAVMVFQVRMARGVTGLVTATRSIRRSGLVMLASCTVFALSSGVSPWIAAAVLVAGAVLQVVAEMQHSAGSWQLAFDLAPADRMGEYQGFFGTGVTVARTMGPLVLTALLVGWGTPGWLLLGALMLGASYAMGPATRWAASRSSAQPERPAGADHREAAGREESEDAHREDGREFRRGEADRREDGVRHPKGGSRVRLAPAGAAAVQGAEC